ACCACTCTTTTGATTTAATCTGGTCTGAAAGTGCAATCTACAATGTTGGTTTTGAGCATGGCTTGCGATTGTGGAAGCCTCTTTTGAAGCCAGCTGGGTATATCGCGGTAACAGAAGCCGTGTGGCTGACAACAGAACCACCACACAATGCGAAGGAGTTCTGGGATGCTGAATATCCCTTAATGACGACAGTGGATGAGAATCTAAAGAGAATGTGCACTTCGGGATTTGATCTCGTTGATCACTTCGTTCTCCCAGCAGTAGACTGGCAAAACTACTACGGCCCACTACAGGACCACGTTAACGATTTTTGGTCGAACCGTTTAGCAGATGCAACAGCTCAATTATTTGCCGACAGCCTGCAGAGAGAAATCGATATATGGAAGGATTTCGGAGACAGCTTCGGATATTGCTTTTTTATTGGCAAAGCTAGTGAAATGTCCAGACCTTGATTTCGATCAATGTTGAATGTGAATAAAAGCAATAGGTTGTCTCTTGAAGGGCACGTTTTCGCTCCATATTATTTGTAGGATGGATGACAGAGGTGAATTCTCTGAATCGTGAAATTATTAATTAAACTGCAAGCTTAGCCTTGCCTGTTGATCAGGCTCTATGGATCGAATATGGACTATAAGACAATTGAAAACGTAATCCGAACTCGGAAGACAGAGAAAGTTCTGTGTGACGTCGAGGCATTTCGTCCCGTTCCTGCAGACATTGCCGAACGCAATCGGGAAATCGTGCTTCAGGCGATTAAGACCTCTGGTTGGGCGCCGTTTCATTATCCGCGGAAAGTGGAGGGCATTGCTGAACCGTGGCGTGCTCATATTTTATGGCACGAGGATGTCAAGAAAGCGGCGGCCTACCTTCGTGATGAGTTAAACGTTACTACCAAAGAGCCCCGACTCACTGCCGCATGCAGCGCGTTAGTACTCGTGACATGGTTGCCAGAATTCTATGATCTCGAAACACAAAACGCTTCGAAACTTGCCCGGGAAGATCAGCTTGCACGTGATGAAGAGCATCTGGCTGCTGCTTCTGCCATGGTCCAGAACCTGTTGCTGATTCTCACCGCTCATGACATGGGAACCTACTGGTCCAGTGGTGGGAAATATCGAAAATCAGAGATGTTTCGTTATTTGGGCATTCCGAACGAGGAACGTCTACTGGCGGCGGTTTTTATCGAATACCCGGAAATGAGAGATGATTCACGGGAACGCAAAGCGGGGAGCCAGCGAAATCACCGGTGTGAAGAGTGGATTCGCGAAGTGACCATTTGAAATGGAGAAGAGTCTGGGAGCTGCCGCTTACGATCTTCCGTTTCATGATGTTGCTCAAGCTATATTCTGCTAAAGTACTCACGTACATGTAGATCTGAAATTGGCGAATGCCCCACGTATAACCAGAAGGTATCTGCATTTTCGAAAGTAATTAGATTAATAAAATCGAATGAAAATGCTTTTGATAGACACGCGATTTGCGAGTTCGTTTGGCCGAGAACGTTAATATTCTCCTCGAATGACCAGCCTTCAAGAACGCGTTCTTTGCCATCTTTTATGAATCTAATTTCAGGCATCGTGAATACGGCACTCGTCTCGTTGTAGCGGATTGTCATCTTTCCCATTAAGAGTTCGAGTCCAATGATATTCTCTTCAGTTAGTTTGCATTCCACATCAATATGTTGCTTCGTCAATTGCCAGTTTGATTTCCATGTTCCGACAAGATTAGCAACGATGTCTTTGTCATGTTCGTCATCAAATGGTATCGTGGTCATGATGAGCCCAAACTCCTGATAAAACGCTACTACAGATATGACACTCATTGATCATACAAAGTTCGTCTCTATCCAAAATTCTGCGCCTGACCTTTCAAGTGACGCCATTGATTTGAAGCCGCTATAGTTAAATTAGAAGTGTGATAGAGGTACATAAAATCGAAAATATCTGCGGTTATTAACAAAACGAAAAAGATAGGGGAGGAACGACCTTAGAACAGAAAAGGGTAAGCTCCCATATCGAATCGAAAAAGCATGCGTACTTCATTGTTATTGTCAAAAAGTATTCCAGGATAAGAGGAACTTGAATTTTGCCAGATACTTGGTTTGCTTTGATATTCTGTAACTGTCTGTTAGATACTATAATGCTTAGCTGTGGATTGATTTGGAATAAAGATCGAATACACCTAACAACAATTCGTGTCCGGTTAACTTTATCAAAATTAAGTAATATGAGTGAATTAATAACTCAACTTACTGACAGGCTGTGTTATTCCCCTGCAATTGAAGGTGACGCATCGTGTGTACGTACCGATGAAGTAGGGAATGTATTGCCACCACAAAAACCCAATGCACCAATTAAATTAGAAGACGTGATCTATGTGGAGTCTCAGATCGGATTCAAGCTCCCTCCTATTATACGTCAAATAAGCACTGAGGTCGCCGATGGTGGATTTGGGCCAGATTGGGGAATCAACCGACTAAAGCATCCATTAAATCTTCCCTTTGGTCCCCATTGGGAAATCAAAATGTCAGTGGAATCATGGCACAAGCTCTATCATACAAGTAATGATGACAATCAGTTAGCAACTTTTCCTAACCACTTCATTCGATACTGTGAGGTTGGATGTAATATCTCAATCTGTGTCGATTGCACTTCTGAATCAGGTTATTTGTTTCTCGATGATCCCAATGCAAGTGATCCTATTCAGCCAATGGGAGTCACTCTTGAAGAATGGCTATTGCAGTGGCTTTCCTCTAATCCATGGCCAAAACAGATGTATTCATAATAAATTGAGAACGAAGTTTAACCGAGGTCCTCTGTCTCAATTAGAGTGATCACTGAAAAGTGTCTCGGAAACAGTCTCTACCCGGTCATCAACCGATTATATTATTAATAAGTTGGTTGGTTAATGTCATTCAAAAGCACTAAAGACAGTAAAAGGTTTGGTCTCCCGATAGCGGATTGCTTAGAAATCGGTTTCGGACATAAACAGCACAACAGGTAATGTTTTTTTCAGATCAGTCCCTTATCCGCCAACCAGGTCTTCTGGTTGTGACACCGAATTTTCTTTCAGACCGATAAAGATTTTTAATGCATACTGTGCCAGATTTTGCATCTCGCTGATTGTACTCACGTCCTGGAGTGATTTCATACACTTCTTCAGTTTATAGAAGTCGAATTCCTCTGTCTCATCCAGATTATAAAATCCCATCTTCCAACCCTCAAAGTAGCGGCGCTGGATCGAGTGGGAAATGATTCGGTTCACGCGACAATGCCGTTTGTCAACCTGGATTCTGGCAAATACTGATTCGACGTCATTATATTCACCTTCCAGGACCTGAAAAAAATGGCCGCGATCATAAACTAAAATCCCGGTGATCTCCTGGTTTGTATTATTTTGATGTGCCACACTCAAGATTTTGTTCAATCCGGCTCTTGTCATAGGAGCCCTACTTTTACTGACATAGATCAGTTGATAGAGTTTCATAAAGGTTTAACCGGTAAAACGAAGATCACTAAGGAAAGCACGCATTTTCTGAATAATTAATAATCTTTATCGGTTTAATGAGGAGGCAAATATATCAAAAAACTCTTCAGTCATCTTCTTTTCAGGAATTTGATTAAAGACTTTTCTATGTCCAGCTAATTTCGGTCAGGCTTATATGTGTTTGGTTGACTCTAAATTCGGTTATCTTGAACGTGAGACGTCTCCAAGGGGTAAAATGAGAGCCAAAATATCAACAGTGATCAAAACGAGCGAAAATCAAATGTGGGAGGAACTTCAAAAAACTTCCTCTTTGATGTATGTTGCTTCACCAATATTGAAATTTAAACCGGAGCAGGGGCATCCTGTTCCGGAAAAGTGGGGCCGGGGAACCGAATACAAGCTCAAAGTATTCTTGTTTGGGATCTTGCCTCTTGGAAGTCATATTATAAAGTTGGTAGAGTTGAACAAGGAAAAAAATCTGATTGTTTCTCATGAACATGGCAACTTAACAAAAGCATGGAATCATCGCATCAAATTTAATGCGATTGATGATGAAACGATTGAGTATTCAGACGAAATTGAAATCCATGCCGGAATAGGGACATTATTTGTGTGGTTGTTTGCCCATATTTTCTACAGGCATCGGCAAATCAAATGGAAAAAACTATTTCAGAGTTAACTGTTCCCTACACTCATATGAATCGGTCGGAGCGCATCAAAAAAGACGGAGCAGCGACACCCCGTCTTTCCTTTACAGGAACCTAGGTCTTATTCAAAATGCTTCAGGGTCATCAGAAGCGGCGTCAATCAGTTCTCTACCATCGATAATTTGGTAGTTCCCTTTTTCGATACAATTGACCCGTCTACCGTAGTGATCTACTAAAAATTGAACTTTGTCGTCAATTTCGATAAATCCTTTTTCAAGATCAAACTCATGCCGAACTCTCTTGTAACTAGATATTAAGACGGTTTCACCTGAATCGGTGAACGCATTAATTTCTCCAGTTTTCTTTAAAATCATTCTCAACTTCCTTTAATGATTTGTACTTTCAATAGAATTACCTGTTAATATTTGTTGAGTTTGTACACTCTCTTAACTAATAGCTTTTGCTTAGTACAAACACTCGTTTTACATCAAAAATTAAGGGATTTCCCCCAGCATTTTTATGTACTGTTGATACAACTCTTTTGTCACATACAACTGTTGAAATCCGCATGATGTGAAAGGAGTCAGACTTCAAAGGGAGCAGAATTTGATTGGAACGACAGTCGTTAGATGTTAGCTCCACGACTCAAAATCTGGAGGTGTGGAAGCACTCGGTATGATTACTTAGTTAGCGCTGTCATTCGCGAGCGAGTAGCAAACGACTTCATTGTCATTACGCAAATAGAGTTTGCCACCTGCAATCGCTGGGAAAGTCCATACAACGGTCCGGCCCATGGTATTCGAAGTCGGCTTAATGGCATGGAAACGTCCCGTTTCGCGGTAGCCTGCTGGTGAGAGTTCCGCGGAGATGATGTCTCCTGTTTCGCTGAATAAGATATAGTTGTGACCGGACAGCTTCATCAGGAATGCTGTGCCGTGTGCACCGCCACGACCTCGTGTCGAGCCGGTTGTGGGCAAGGCGGACTGCCAAAGTCGCTCGCCCGTGTCCCCCCTCGCACAGATGACGGCACCGCTACGGATGTCAGCTCCGTACAAATATCCTTCATAAAAAATTCCATTACTGGTTGCGAGATAGACTCCTCGCTTCGGTGATCCTCCCCATAATTTCTCGACTCCCGAAGCATTCCGTTTCAGTTTTAGCATCACACCTTTACTGCCTTCACCGCTCGTGAATAATAGATCTCCATTACTGATGGGCGGCAGGATCGACATACCGTAATCTGGCTTCAGCGGATGTTGCCAATAGAGCGTTCCATTGGTTGGGTTCAAACTGCTGATTTGCTCAGGATCCCAGATCATCAATTGCTTACGACCGTCGTGTTTCACAATCGTTGGTGGACAGTAACCGGTTTCTATACTTGAAAGTGAGCGCCATTCCTCTTTTCCACTCTTCAAGTCAAATGCGACAACCAGACTGCCCTCACCTCCAACCATACAAATCAGAGAATTGCCATAGACGAGTGGTGATGCGGAATGACCCCACAATGGAGTTTTCGCTCCATATTGTTCTTTAAAGTTGATGTGCCACACTTTTGTTCCACGCTTTGCATCAACGCATGTCAAATCTCCTTCAGCCCCCAATGCATAAACCATCCCATCATGGTAACTGGGAGTTGCCCTCGGTCCCCCTCCATACGAAACGGCGTAGGCCCGTTCGTATTCGTAAGACCACAACGGCTTGCCGTTCGTAGCTTTGAAGCACAGTAGCCGTTCTTTACCCGTCAATTTATCTCGTTTGCCTGCGTTGTTGGTGATATCGCCTGATGCCTTTTTGTAATCAAAGATAAATGTCTTCACATCGGCAATGATCGGACCAGAGTATCCAAACGAGATTGGCTGACGCCAGATGAGCTTCAATCCATCGGAAGGAATCGTCGTTAACAACTCCGATTCGCGCACCGATCCATCACGGCGTGGACCGTTCCACTGCGGCCAATCGTCGCCAAAGGTAATCTGGTCGGACGCTAGCAGCACCAAAAAGCAGAGCAAGAGATGTCGGAGAATCTTGTTCCATCGAACTGAATCAGTCATTAACTACCTCAAACGATTAGCCAGCACAGGTGGAAAGTCGAGTTTGGCGCTGCTCGTGTATTTTCCGCTTTCGGATAGCTTTCATAATAAAATTATTGAGTTGTGTCTAGTTCGCCACTTGAGAATTTCCCCTTGGCTTGGCAAGACTCGCAAGGCTAAGCATTTTCATAACGCTGAGCTGTAGAAGGAGCAGGCTCAGTATGGCGAAGAAGTCGTAAAGAGGCAGATCCCGATACCAATCTCAATGAAACGTTGCTGGCTTATGAAATCCCCATGAAGCCGCGAGTGCATCGGCGGCTTCTTCCACGTCAGTGATTTCGCCCCAACCCCCATTTCGAAGAAACGCATGGGCGAACTCGTGAGCGATGATGTATTTCGCGTATGATTCAGACGCCATCTCCAACTTGGGTCTCAGCACCACGAGACGACTTCCTTCGCCGATGGGGCCAGGTGCGGGCATGAAGAGTGTCCAGCCTTTCCCAGGCTCGTAGTTGTCGATCGCGGTTCCGAATCGAGGATCATCCAAAAAATCACGTTGCACATCGACGGGCAATGCCTGAAGGACAGCTAAGACTCGTTCCTGCAACAGTGGGTAATCAGCAAAGGGGGCGATAAATGCAGCAAAGGTCATATTGAGAATGCTTCACATCGATGGAAAATGTAGTTCAGTTCTATCATTCTGGTTGATAGCCGTGCCAGGCCCAAACCAGTGTGTCTGCCAGTGTTTGTTCGAATACCTTGCGGTCACAGTGTCGAGTGCCACGACTGAAAATGTACCGGTAGTCATAACCTTTGGCCTTGAGTGCTGCGGCCGTACGTTTGTTGGCCATCACCCAATTATGATAAGTCTCTTCCGGATCTTTGGCACGAAGATCATTTTCAGCGACGTGCGTGAAAATTCGCAGTGGTTTTTTCTCACTCTTTTCAATCAGCTTCATACTGGAATGGTATTCCCAGGCTCCGAGAGGATACTTCGCTTCTTCGGGGGCATCATCATCCTGTTGATCAACGAACGTGCCGGAGTACGTAATCAAGCGACGAAACAAATCAGGACGAAACCAACCCATTGTGAGTGCAGCCGCACCGCCGGAACTGCAACCCATCGTAGCTCTGCCCCAGGGATTTTCTGTAAAGGCAATCTTAGGATAGGCGGCTCTGATCTCTTCATTCTTCAGCACGGCGGGTAACACTTCGTCATTGATGAATCGCGCGTAGCGGTCTGACATCGTATCATATTCCAGACCGCGCTCGCTCCCCTTACCATCGTTTCCACCGTTCTGGACGGCAATGACGATGAACGCCGGCAGCTTGCGTTCCGGATCCTTAGAGACGGTCAGATTATCCAATGCATTGCGGACCAGGTTCAGACGACTTGGTCCATCCTGGGTCACGAGAATGGGAGCTTTCGTACTGTCTTTATAGGCAGCTGGAACGTAAACGAAAATCTTGCGCGATTCACGTACGGGCTTTTTGGGATCGAGCGTCTTATCATCGCCCGGAAAAATTTTACTCTTTGCCAGAGGCATTGAGAATTCGAATTGCTTTCCCTTGGGATTACCTTGATCAGTGAGATCCGGATCGATTTGATACTCGGGACCGATGACGAAGTTCCCATTGCCTTCCGCGCCTGGGTTTTCCGTATATTTCTCGGCAGAAAACACGATGTTGGAAGCAAAGCTAACAACAGCGATTGTGATAAGAAAACGGACACGATTTGACTGGAACCTGGAATTGTACAACATAAAAAATCAATCGCTTTGCGTAGATACTTGGGGAAATATTGAGAACAGGAGTATTAGACTACTCTATTTCCTATCCGTTTTCAATTTCTCAATCAAAAATAAAAGAGAGGCGACAAAAGCGATTAGAGATTTTAGAATGGTTGAAGGAAGGTTTGTAGATCGATGACGAGGTCTACTTACATTGCTGTTCCCATCTGTAGTGCTCATCAAACACAGAATGAGGCATTGTAAGGCAGTAAATTAATGTGTTGTGGATTTGTATTTGTTATTTCAATGGTACTTTTTTTAAGTTTTGCAGTGCAGGTAATTATGAAACTCAAGAATAAAGAAGATGAATGAGTGACGAAAGATGCAAATGGTTGTTCCCTTGGGTTGTGAAACTTGATCGATTCCGATCCAGAGTTTTTACTTGTATCACAAAAGTGTGTTGTTTACGATGGCTTCCTGATTTGCTGTCACACTGGCAATGATTTGAGAGTAAAATAGAATGATTGAGTTGTGCACAAATCTCAGAAAACCTCTTGACCAATTCGTGGATTGTCTCTGGTACTCTGATGGTGAATCTCGATCTCATCAGAAGGAGCGCTTGCTGCCAACCGGTACGGTCGAACTTGTCTTCAAGCTAAAGGAAGATCGTGCTCTACGCATCTTTGATAATGCTTGCGACACAACAGGTCGATGTTTCAGTAAGGCCGTTGTTTCAGGGGCCTATTCTCACCACTTCGCACTCGATACCTCGGAGTCATCGCCGACAGTTGGTGTTCATTTTCGGCCCGGTGGTGCGTCCCTCATTTTGGGCGTTCCGTTGAGTGAACTGATGGATCAACATTGCGGGTTAGAAGAACTCTGGGGCCGACAGGCCGTTGAGATATGGGAGCGCCTGATGGAGGCACCCTCAACGACATCGCGTTTCTCAGTGTTGGAACAGTTTCTCTTGGACCGTTTGACTCAACCCCCTCATGACTATCCGGCAATCATGAGTGCAATTCAACAGTTTAGCGCTTCATCAGCCATGGTTGGGGTGCGAGAGGTGAGTGATTCAATGGGCTATCCAGCCAAACGGTTCATTCGACTGTTTCATGATTACGCGGGACTGACTCCGAAGTTGTTCGGACGTATCCAACGCTTTCAATCCGTTCTGGACCAGATCGTAGCTGGAAAAACAC
The Gimesia aquarii DNA segment above includes these coding regions:
- a CDS encoding BLUF domain-containing protein, whose protein sequence is MKLYQLIYVSKSRAPMTRAGLNKILSVAHQNNTNQEITGILVYDRGHFFQVLEGEYNDVESVFARIQVDKRHCRVNRIISHSIQRRYFEGWKMGFYNLDETEEFDFYKLKKCMKSLQDVSTISEMQNLAQYALKIFIGLKENSVSQPEDLVGG
- a CDS encoding PQQ-binding-like beta-propeller repeat protein encodes the protein MTDSVRWNKILRHLLLCFLVLLASDQITFGDDWPQWNGPRRDGSVRESELLTTIPSDGLKLIWRQPISFGYSGPIIADVKTFIFDYKKASGDITNNAGKRDKLTGKERLLCFKATNGKPLWSYEYERAYAVSYGGGPRATPSYHDGMVYALGAEGDLTCVDAKRGTKVWHINFKEQYGAKTPLWGHSASPLVYGNSLICMVGGEGSLVVAFDLKSGKEEWRSLSSIETGYCPPTIVKHDGRKQLMIWDPEQISSLNPTNGTLYWQHPLKPDYGMSILPPISNGDLLFTSGEGSKGVMLKLKRNASGVEKLWGGSPKRGVYLATSNGIFYEGYLYGADIRSGAVICARGDTGERLWQSALPTTGSTRGRGGAHGTAFLMKLSGHNYILFSETGDIISAELSPAGYRETGRFHAIKPTSNTMGRTVVWTFPAIAGGKLYLRNDNEVVCYSLANDSAN
- a CDS encoding class I SAM-dependent methyltransferase; its protein translation is MAEQTEPPMDMVFSFYEGVRRKGPGSEASTLKSLSLLHDLPDLPRIVEFGCGAGVASIPLARSLPCHLSAVDIHQPFLDKLNAVAAREGLADRITTVKADMTNPPFENHSFDLIWSESAIYNVGFEHGLRLWKPLLKPAGYIAVTEAVWLTTEPPHNAKEFWDAEYPLMTTVDENLKRMCTSGFDLVDHFVLPAVDWQNYYGPLQDHVNDFWSNRLADATAQLFADSLQREIDIWKDFGDSFGYCFFIGKASEMSRP
- a CDS encoding helix-turn-helix domain-containing protein yields the protein MIELCTNLRKPLDQFVDCLWYSDGESRSHQKERLLPTGTVELVFKLKEDRALRIFDNACDTTGRCFSKAVVSGAYSHHFALDTSESSPTVGVHFRPGGASLILGVPLSELMDQHCGLEELWGRQAVEIWERLMEAPSTTSRFSVLEQFLLDRLTQPPHDYPAIMSAIQQFSASSAMVGVREVSDSMGYPAKRFIRLFHDYAGLTPKLFGRIQRFQSVLDQIVAGKTLKWTSIALDCGYYDQSHLIRDFRAFSGVTPEEYQPIEADRKNHMILE
- a CDS encoding SMI1/KNR4 family protein; the protein is MSELITQLTDRLCYSPAIEGDASCVRTDEVGNVLPPQKPNAPIKLEDVIYVESQIGFKLPPIIRQISTEVADGGFGPDWGINRLKHPLNLPFGPHWEIKMSVESWHKLYHTSNDDNQLATFPNHFIRYCEVGCNISICVDCTSESGYLFLDDPNASDPIQPMGVTLEEWLLQWLSSNPWPKQMYS
- a CDS encoding alpha/beta hydrolase, which encodes MLYNSRFQSNRVRFLITIAVVSFASNIVFSAEKYTENPGAEGNGNFVIGPEYQIDPDLTDQGNPKGKQFEFSMPLAKSKIFPGDDKTLDPKKPVRESRKIFVYVPAAYKDSTKAPILVTQDGPSRLNLVRNALDNLTVSKDPERKLPAFIVIAVQNGGNDGKGSERGLEYDTMSDRYARFINDEVLPAVLKNEEIRAAYPKIAFTENPWGRATMGCSSGGAAALTMGWFRPDLFRRLITYSGTFVDQQDDDAPEEAKYPLGAWEYHSSMKLIEKSEKKPLRIFTHVAENDLRAKDPEETYHNWVMANKRTAAALKAKGYDYRYIFSRGTRHCDRKVFEQTLADTLVWAWHGYQPE
- a CDS encoding nitroreductase family protein — translated: MDYKTIENVIRTRKTEKVLCDVEAFRPVPADIAERNREIVLQAIKTSGWAPFHYPRKVEGIAEPWRAHILWHEDVKKAAAYLRDELNVTTKEPRLTAACSALVLVTWLPEFYDLETQNASKLAREDQLARDEEHLAAASAMVQNLLLILTAHDMGTYWSSGGKYRKSEMFRYLGIPNEERLLAAVFIEYPEMRDDSRERKAGSQRNHRCEEWIREVTI